Within Caproicibacterium argilliputei, the genomic segment ATTGTTGATGTCGAAGACCTGAACAATCACATTAAGGAATATCGGCTCTATGAGTACAAGCACGTCAGTTCCAACCTGCCGCAGGCAAAGCAGGAAACAGAACAGATTATGAATACCCAAAAAGCCCAGGTGGATCAGTATGTGAAAACCTGCAAGAAAGAAGCAGAAACACAGACGGAAAAGCAGCTGACCATTGCCATTGAAGACGGTTGGAATGCTTACCTGGAGGTACACGAACAGGTCATTTCCCAGAGTAATTCGAATCATGGCGATTCGGCACAGTCGGTCATGGTGGGAAATTCCTACAACCAGTATAAAACCATACAGGATCGCTGCGACTCTCTGGTGAAGGATTACAAACAGCAGATTTCCAATGCAAGCGCCAACTCTACATATGTTTATGAGGGCGCCCGCTCGGCGCTAATTGTGCTGGATATTGTAATGGCGCTGTTTTCCTTCCTGATGGAAGTGTACATCATTGAAAGCATTACACGTCCGGTTAAGAAGATGGACGAGACCGCCCGCCGCGTTGCACAGGGTGAGCTGGATGTTTCTGTTGATTATCAGGCGAAAAACGAGCTGGGTTCATTGGCGGCAAACCTGAACAACACGACGGCGCAGCTCAAAAACTATGGAAACTATATTCAGGAAATCACCCAAGTGCTCAACGAAATTGCAGACGGCAATCTGGACTTCCATCTGACCTACGAATACCGCGGCAGATTTGCGGCAGTCAAGGAAGCATTAGACCACTTAGCGGTGTCCTTGAATGATACGCTGAGCCAGATTAACCTTGCGGCAGACCAGGTTGCGGGTGGTGCCGATCAGGTGTCCTCCGGCTCGCAGGCACTTTCTCAGGGGACAACCGAGCAGGCTTCCTCTGTGGAGGAGCTTGCCGCAACGATTAACGAGATTTCCGAGCACGTTAAGGGCAATGCGGACAGCGCCAATATTGCCAGTTCTAAGGTGCACGAGGTGAGCGGGCAGCTGCTGGAGAGCAACCGTCAGATGCAAGAAATGATTGCCGCAATGGGCGATATCCGCCAAAGTTCCGCAAAAATCGGAGAGATCATCAAGACCATCGAGGACATCGCGTTTCAGACCAATATTCTGGCGCTGAACGCTGCTGTCGAAGCTGCCCATGCCGGTGACGCCGGCAAGGGTTTTGCCGTAGTTGCGGGCGAGGTGCGCAGCCTTGCCAGCAAGTCGGCAGAAGCTTCTAAGAGTACTGCGGACTTGATTCAGGCTTCTTTAAAGGCGGTGAAGCACGGCTCTCAGATTGCCGATGAAACGGCAAAGTCTTTGACAGAAGTTGTGGCAGGAACCAAGAGCATTACAAACGGAATCGGCAGCATTGCGGATGCCTCCAAGGAGCAGTCGGTGGCCATCGAGCAGGTGACACAGGGTGTAGAACAAATTTCCAATGTCATTCAGACCAATACGGCAACTTCAGAAGAATCCGCTGCCGCCAGCCAGGAACTTTCCGAGCAGGCACAGATGCTGAAGAATCTGGTTTCGCAGTTTAAGCTGCGAGAACTTGCCGAAGACCATACGGAAGCGGCTGATACGGCTGCGGAAGTACCGTCTGTTGTAGACCAGACACCGGCGCGGTCGGTAGAAACGCAGACAGATGATTCTGCTTACGAAGCCGGATTTGAGGAAGAAACACCTTCCTTTGCACACGACAAGTATTAAACAAAAAGATTGAAGTTAGGCTCCCCTGCAAGGACAGTATCGTTTTTGCAGGGGAGCCTTTGCTGTGCGTTTTGGCTTGTCACCAGCCACAGCGGCCGCAGTTTGTGCAGTGTATGCAGTCAGACGGATGAAAGACCGCCTGCCAATCCGCTGTCTGGATGTCTGCTGCAGCGATGCTCACCTCGGCGTGGGAATATCGCGTGGAAAGGCGCAGAAGCCCGCTTGGCAGGAATTCCAGAGTCAGCGGCAGAATCGTGATTTCCTCCGGCCTCATGCAGTTTTGATACAGCGAGGGAGCAAATACGGTTTGCGTTCCGTCAGCGGAAACTTTCACTTGGGTGGACGCCGTCACGATTTTTTGGGCGGCTCCCGTTGCGTCATACTGGATTTCCGGTGGCTGCGTGCAGGGATAGGGCGTCGTTCTGCAAATTTTTATGGAACCAAACGTGGTTTCATAAAGAATGGTGTGTGGCATGGGGGCTCCTTTCACGATTGGTGCGGTGAGTCGTGCAAAGTTATTTGCAGGATAATTTTTGTGGTGTGACTGCTATACTGAAAATCGACGGGAACGCCCAGGATTGTCAACAAAATTTGAGAGAAGATTGGGGCTGAGTTTAGACTGCATTTTTCCCGGATTCAGTTGCATTTTTCTTTCAGAAAAGCGATAATGATGATTGGAAAGTTAGAATCTTTTTAAAGCACATTGAAACTTTCTGTAACACAGGAAAATGAAATATTAAAGGAATATAACTGCTAAATGAGGAGCAGTCAAGAGGTTTTTCACAAAGGGGAAGAGAAAAATGCTTGGAGCTAGCGGAATTTCATCCGTGGGGGAATTTGGGAATGCCGTGGGGCCATACCGGCGCTTTTCAGGTTTTGGCGAGGGCGGCGGCAGACGCCCTTTTGCGAAGCGTCCGCGTCCGAAAACAGATAAACGGCAGGCAACGGCTGCCGCAGACTTGCCGCCCAGCGGCGCCGGCATTGATGCGGAAACCCATGCATTCCTGTTGGGGTACACCCGAGAGATGCATTTGCTGCAGGCGGCGGCCGGTCGTGCTTTAGAGAAAAGTGGGGTGGATTTTTCGATCACATCCTCCGCACCGCAGGT encodes:
- a CDS encoding methyl-accepting chemotaxis protein yields the protein MKNLTVKAKLSILCAIMFLAFVVVNVFSFLTMNNMNAKTKEISDKWVNAIVDVEDLNNHIKEYRLYEYKHVSSNLPQAKQETEQIMNTQKAQVDQYVKTCKKEAETQTEKQLTIAIEDGWNAYLEVHEQVISQSNSNHGDSAQSVMVGNSYNQYKTIQDRCDSLVKDYKQQISNASANSTYVYEGARSALIVLDIVMALFSFLMEVYIIESITRPVKKMDETARRVAQGELDVSVDYQAKNELGSLAANLNNTTAQLKNYGNYIQEITQVLNEIADGNLDFHLTYEYRGRFAAVKEALDHLAVSLNDTLSQINLAADQVAGGADQVSSGSQALSQGTTEQASSVEELAATINEISEHVKGNADSANIASSKVHEVSGQLLESNRQMQEMIAAMGDIRQSSAKIGEIIKTIEDIAFQTNILALNAAVEAAHAGDAGKGFAVVAGEVRSLASKSAEASKSTADLIQASLKAVKHGSQIADETAKSLTEVVAGTKSITNGIGSIADASKEQSVAIEQVTQGVEQISNVIQTNTATSEESAAASQELSEQAQMLKNLVSQFKLRELAEDHTEAADTAAEVPSVVDQTPARSVETQTDDSAYEAGFEEETPSFAHDKY